In Leptospira noumeaensis, the following proteins share a genomic window:
- a CDS encoding SMI1/KNR4 family protein, protein TFIVNVAKEAWTKMNVPKNLLPICEDNGNYYCLNNINEVLYWSHDGISEEKWNDLASWIKEVWIDRT, encoded by the coding sequence ACATTTATAGTTAATGTTGCAAAGGAAGCTTGGACTAAAATGAATGTTCCAAAAAATCTACTTCCAATTTGTGAGGACAATGGGAATTATTACTGCCTAAATAATATTAACGAAGTACTATATTGGTCCCATGACGGAATAAGCGAAGAAAAATGGAATGATTTAGCAAGCTGGATTAAAGAAGTTTGGATTGACAGAACATAG